GCAACGCACTGGCTGCAGGAGCACTTCCAGGGCTCCCAGGACTGGTTCCTCTTCATCTCCTTTGCTGCTGACCTCAGGAACGCTTTCTTCATCCTCTTCCCTATCTGGTTCCACTTCAGCGAGTCGGTGGGCATCAGGCTTATCTGGGTGGCCGTGATCGGTGACTGGCTCAACCTCGTCTTCAAGTGGTGAGTGGCCCTGTGCCACGGCTCCCTCCGGGTGTGTTGGCACAGCTGGACTAATGCGGGCCAGATGTGCATTCTCAGCCTTGACACTGGTGTAAAACAAAGACCAGAGTTCGGCCCCCAGCTTGGCAGTGGTAATAGTCACTCCTTCCCATGCAGCAAcggctctcctcccttcccagaAGCCAGGCAGAGAGATAGAGCCCCCTGCAAACAGACCCCTTTGCCATCAGCCGGGGCTGCAGTTTTGTACAGGGGCTGCACAGAGCCCCTCACCATGGCAGGGGCCACAGGGGTGGCCTGGCACAGCTCTGATATGCGGGATCAGGGCTTGGTGCTCCCCCGATCTTTTAGACGAGTGTTTCCCATGGGTGAGCCAGGACACTGATATCCCCTTCCTTTCCACGGCTGGTATCGCTGGCGTCGCTGACGCAAAGGGAGCTATGGTGGGGAGCACGCGAGGGACCCAGCCACCACTCCAGGCACAGGACAGCCTCGTCAGCAGCGTCAGTTGTACCACGGGGCCGATCCAACCTGGCATCACAGCCCGGCAGGGCTTGGTGTCAGCCAGTAGCTGTGGGTGCTGTCCCCGCAGGTGATGGGCTGTGGTACCAGCGGCCACAGGGGTGGTGGACCAGCACAGTGCCATCCCCGCAGTTGCGTTTCAGCGTCTCAAGGTTTTCTGGGGCTGCATGCACCCACGTGCATGGGCTGCACCCCACATCCCTGCGGCAGGACCCGGCAGAGTGGTTGGAGGGGTGTGCTGGCTGCCCCAGCTCTGCGCCTGCCCTGCAGCTCAAATCCCCTGGGATGCCCACGCTGCCTGCATATGTGACAGGGACGGGTGGCCTCTGCCTCTGATACCACCATGAAACAGTTGCTCTTGGCCTGAAAAAGACTTAGAGGGAGCAGACACCGCTCCTCTTTCTCAGTGCGATGACTTGCTCCCAGGAAGTTCTtgctcttcctcttcaggggccggggacggggacacggacAGGGAGTGTCGGCTGTCAGGACCAAGTGACCAACTGGATGCTATGTCTGTCGGAACGCCCTGGGCCACTCATGGGTCCTTTGCCTCTTCCGGTTCCCAGGCCAGAGCTGAAACTGCAGCCGTGCCCACCTGCTCTGGTGCTCAGGACCCCTACAGCCCTcgttctcctttcttttcaggaTCCTCTTTGGGGAGAGACCGTACTGGTGGGTCCATGAGACAGACTATTATAGCAACACCTCCGCTCCAGAGATCCAGCAGTTCCCGCTCACCTGCGAGACCGGCCCCGGTagggtcccccagccccagtagagttccccagccccagcaggggcAGTGGGCACTTGCCCAGGGGGACCTGCACATGCAGCTCCCCAGTCCGGGTCTCGGTCCCCACAGCAAGGGGGGTGCTGGCATGGCCGGGGCCGCGGCTGGGAGCCCACCGGCGGCACACACACCAAGCTAGCTCTTCAGAGAGGGCCGTTATCGCCAAGCCGTGGCGTTGGCCCCCACCATGCTCCCCGGGACACCAGCCGTGCCTACAGCGGGTGGAGGCAGGGCAGCCCCTGCGCGGAGCAGACCTTGACCCTCGGCACAGACGTGGCGGTTCAGCACAAACCCCTGCCCGTGCTCAGCCACAGCCTTGGCGCTTGCCGGGACCAtgctctgccctccagccccaaATGCGGGCAGCCTCTCCGTGGGGAAGGGGCTTGCCCGGTTCTGGAGCAGCTCAGTCTGTACTTTGCCCGCAGCTTTCCacgggagctggggaagggctgcaggcgtCCCTGGCACGCTCAGTGCGAACTGTTGGGGATGGTCAGTGCCCTCTGCCCAGTCTTGCCCAGCAGACAGGCCACATAGCCAGAGCCATGCTCCCACACTGCCCCTGCTGTGCTGTTCCCTGCTCCAGCCTTGCCTGCGCCCGGGGACGGAGCTGGGCACCTGCCATAGAGGTGGCACCGCGGCTGCCAGGGGACAGGTGCTGGGTGCCGTGCCACCCAGTGCCACAGCCCCCAGGGCCTGGGCTGCTGCCTGGGAGCTCCCCAGGCATGAGGGCGCAGCCTGCCCTGAAGCGGGGTCTGACTTGGGGCTCTCTTCTCACCCAGGGAGCCCCTCCGGCCACGCCATGGGCGCAGCAGGCGTGTACTACGTCATGGTGACGGCCCTCCTCTCCACTGCCATGGGGAAGAAGCAGCCGAGGACACTCAGATACTGGTAAGCCAAAACCACCTGTGCTGGGCAGAGGCTGCTCCAGAGCTGACGGGCACGCAGCTGAGCCCAGCAAGGCACAAGACTGTGGGCAGTTAGCCGGGCTGTGGCACCCCAGGTGGGGTGTGCACGAGGACGAGCTTGGTGGATGGCTAGGCACTGCTCGGGGTACGCAATGGCAGCGCCCCAGGCAGCACGAgccaggcctggcaccaacgtgGCCGCCTGCCCCTCGCAGGGTGCTGTGGACGGTGCTCTGGATGGGGTTCTGGGCAGTTCAGGTCTGTGTCTGCCTGTCCCGAGTCTTCATTGCTGCTCACTTCCCCCATCAGGTCATCGCGGGAGTCATCTCAGGTGAGTCCATCGGaccccctgtccccttccccacgGCACCACTGTGCTGGAccgcagcacctgcagcactggcCAAGAAGGGTGCATGGCCTAACAGACACGTGCAAGGTCGTGACGCAAAGCTGCATCCCTGACTTTGCAGTTACTGCCCTCATTGTCAAGGGCAGGATGCATTCCAGAATGTGCCTTTGTTCCTATCACATTTGAGGCACGAGTCTCAGTCGGGCGGGCAGGGCACTGCCAGCCACTGCTGGGCTCTGAGGAATGGTGAACATGGCCTgaaggcacaggcagggcaggcttGGGGCGTGAAAGGGTCACCACTGGGCGAGGGAGCAGAATCGGCTGTTTGTGAGCAACGGGGTGCAGCGGTGGCCGTTGCAGTCACCACCACGCGAGAGCCCATGGGTAGCCTCCAGCACATGTTCCCTGCTGGAGCACCCAGAGCTGTGGGGTCCACTCGGTTCCACCGCCTCGAGGCAGGTGATCGCTCGCTCATCAGCACCGCCTCTTCTCCCGTTTTGTTACTGGCAGGGATGGCCGTGGCCAAGACCTTCCAGCACGTCCA
The Calonectris borealis chromosome 22, bCalBor7.hap1.2, whole genome shotgun sequence genome window above contains:
- the G6PC1 gene encoding glucose-6-phosphatase catalytic subunit 1, producing the protein MEASMNHLHDMGIQATHWLQEHFQGSQDWFLFISFAADLRNAFFILFPIWFHFSESVGIRLIWVAVIGDWLNLVFKWILFGERPYWWVHETDYYSNTSAPEIQQFPLTCETGPGSPSGHAMGAAGVYYVMVTALLSTAMGKKQPRTLRYWVLWTVLWMGFWAVQVCVCLSRVFIAAHFPHQVIAGVISGMAVAKTFQHVHCIYHASLRQYLGITFFLFSFALGFYLLLRAFGVDLLWTLDKARRWCAHPEWVHIDTTPFASLLRNLGILFGLGLALNSHMYLESCRGKQGQQLPFRLGCVAASLLILHLFDAFKPPSHMQLLFYILSFCKSAAVPLATVGLIPYCVSQLLATQDKKAV